The following is a genomic window from Aeromonas sp. FDAARGOS 1405.
GCCAGCAGTTGGGCCTGCTTGAGCTGCAACTGCTCCTCGGCCGTCAGAAAGCGCACACTGGTCATGTCGATATTGACGCTGCGCTTGATGCGGCGGCCGCCCGACTCGGTCATCCCCTGCCAGTTCTTGAAAGAGTCGGAGATCAGGGCATAGGTAGGAATGGTGGTAATGGTCTTGTCCCAGTTCGACACTTTGACCGTGGTAAGCCCGATGTCGGTCACCTCGCCATCGGCGCCGTACTTGTCCATCTGCAGCCAGTCACCGACGCTCAGCATCCGGTTGGCGGAGAGCTGGATCCCCGCCACCAGCCCGAGGATAGGGTCCTTGAATACCAGCATCAGCACTGCGGTCATGGCACCCAGACCGCTGAACAGGAACAGCGGCGACTTGCCGAGCAGCAGGGCGATCATCAGGATGCCCACCAGAATGCTGCCTACCAACTTGGCCCCCTGGAAGATGCCGCGCAGGGGCAAATCCCGGCCAAGGCGGGTGTAACGGCTCACCGACAACAGGCAGTCGAGCAGGGCGAAGAAGGCCAGCAGCAGGAACAGCAAAATCCAGAGCTGGGCCACCATCTCGATAAGCTTGAGGCTATCCGATTGGCGGGGTAGCCAGATCTCCGCCTGACCGAGCAGCACGGCCCCCTGCAGCACAAAGGCGAGCCGGTTGAAGAGGCGCTGTTGCAGCTGGGGCGGCAGCCACACCTGCTTGGCCTTGCCGAGGATCCCCACCAGCCGGACCAGCAGTACCCGGTGCAGCGCCATGTGCAGCAGCAACGAGGTGATGACGATAAAGCCCAGTGCGATCACCAGCGCCATCAGGCTGGTCACCTCCACCCCAAGGCCCGACAACCAGTTAAAAAACGCCTCTTTCATTGCTCTCTCCCGAACCGGGCAGCCCGCTGGCTGCAAAAACAGTGGTGGTCAGGGTACCGCTCCCCTCCCCCATGTCAAATCGGCGTACGCCAGAAATGACAACGCCCGGCACAGGCCGGGCGTTGTTTCAAAGCGAGGCTGACTTAGCAGACCAGGCTCAGGGCATCGCGAGCGATGACCAGCTCTTCGTTGGTTGGGATCACCATGGCGCAACGGCTGTCGGCGGTGGTGATGCGACCTTCGCCACCCAGTACCGCGGCGTTGTTGGCCTCTTTGTCCACCTTGAAGCCGAACAGAGCCAGGCGGTTCAGCACCATCTCGCGCACCATGGCGGCGTTCTCACCGATACCGCCGGTGAAGACCACGGCGTCCAGACGACCGTCCATCGCAGCGGCGTAGGCACCGACATACTTGGCCACACGGTAGGTGAAGACATCCAGCGCGCGCTTGGCACCGGCGTCGGTGGCGTAGTTGGTGGTGACGTAGCGGCAATCGCTGCTCGCTTCGGTCATCCCCAACAGACCGCACTCACGGGTCAGGGTGTGGTTGATCTGCTCAACGCTGTAACCGAGCTGGTCGTGCATGAAGAAGACCACGGCCGGATCGATATCACCGGAGCGGGTACCCATCGCCAGACCTTCCAGCGGAGTCAGCCCCATGGAGGTGTCTACGGATTCGCCGTTCTTGATGGCGCAGACAGAGGCACCGTTACCCAGGTGGCAGTTGATGATGTTCAGTTCATTCAACGGCTTGCCCAGCTCTTTTGCGGCCTCTTCCGCGATGTAGCGGTGAGAAGTACCGTGGGCACCGTAACGACGGATGCCGTGTTCGCGGTAGAGCTTGTGCGGCAGCGCATAGAGGTAGGCCTCTTGCGGCAGAGTCTGGTGGAAAGCGGTGTCGAAGACGGCCACGTTCTTCTCGGACAGCTGCGGGAACACTTTCAGCGCGGCGCGAATACCGATGAGGTGGGCCGGGTTGTGCAGCGGGGCGAACGGAATGGCGGCTTCGATACCGGCGATCACGCCGTCATCAATGCGCACGGAGCGGGAAAACTGCTCGCCACCGTGTACGATTCGGTGACCGATGGCCACCAGTTGCTCGGCAAGAGTCGGATCCTGCGGCAGGATGTGACCCACGATATGGTCGAGGGCCTCCTGGTGAGCGGCACCCGCTCCCAGCATGGCTTCGCCCTTGACCCCGTGGAGTTTCCATTTGATACGTGCATCATCCAGATTGAAGCATTCGGCCAGGCCGGACAGCATGTCCTCACCTGTTTCGGCGTCCATTACGGCAAATTTCAGGGAAGAGCTACCGCAGTTAAGGATCAATACCAACTTGCTCATTTTCTACATCTTCCTGTGCTTCGGCTTTATGCCGACAGTGTCGTGTCATCCAAAAGAGGATGGGATTCCCCTGCCGGGGGCTTATGGTCGCAGGAGGGTGCGTCCAATTTTTCAATTCTTGCTCTTGAAAGAGTGATCGCAACTTGTGGTGCATATCACTGGTTTCAATGCTTGCGAGTCTCAACGCATCAGCTGCGCAGGGCTCGCCTCAATGGGAGTGCTCAGGCGATAGCCAGCAGCTCCTTGTGTACCTTGACCACCAGCTTCTTCACCTTGGCGGGCTGGTTGAAGGTACAGAGCGGGCGGTGCAGCTCGCCCGGCCAGAAGATGGCGAAATCGCCAGGTTGCAGCGCCAGATAGCTGGTCTGCTCGTCATCGACAAACCAGAGGTCGGGATGGGGATGGTCGGCACCTTCATCCGCATACTCATGGGGCCCGACACCTATCCACTCTTCGCCATCCAGCAGCAGCTGAATATCGAGATAGTCGCGGTGAAACTCACCACGGCGATCCGTGGCGGGCTCGGTCATCTCCTCGCTCACCAGACAGAACAGCTTGAGACCGTCGATCTCGCTCTTGCCAAGGGGCGCATCGCGCCAGCGGGTAACACTTTTGACCACCTCGACCATGATGCGATCCAGCGGGGCAGGCAGCGGTGTCCGCTGCAAAGTGTTCAGGCTACCGGTGATCATGGTGCGAGTATCTTCCTGTTAGATATATCTATGCGGCATCTTTTCCGCCCAATGAAAAAGGACCTGTTACAGGTCCTTCGATAATACCCCCGGCGATCCGTGCAGAGGGATTAGAGCTAACGTTCATATTCAGCATATTGGAGCACTGTTACACACTCATCCAGTGATTGCCAAGAGTATGGACTCCATTTTCACGGTGATCGTACCAGCTGAAACCATATTATTCACCACCCTTTCCCCCTCGACTTTGACCAGACGCAAAAACGGGAGCATCAGCTCCCGTTTTTTTCGCAAAACCGTTTAACAACCGGCTTCATTCAAGCCTTTTCGGCGTTTTCCACCGGTTTGGCGTACATGGCACGCCAGATAGCCTTGTGCTCTTGTGGCACTTCTGACTGACGGGTCAGGAAAGCAGCCTGTTCGATGGTATTGGCCTTGCCAGCCACATCTGCTGCCAGATAGTTGCTGGGGAAGAGGCGGTAACTGCTCCATATAGCCTTATCGATCAGCGCGGCCAGTTCGTCCGGATCGCTGAAGCCCTCGGTAATGGGGGCGCCGAAAGAGACATGTACCCGCCCCTTCATGCCGACGATACCGGCGACAATGCTCTCGATATCTTCGAACTCGCCCTTCTCGTAGCTGCCGTTGACCGATTTCTCGTAGAGCTCGCGCGCCTTCGCCTTGTCGGTGGGGTCCAGCTCGTAGCTGATGCTGACCGGCACGATATTGAGGCTACGCATGTAGTCGACAAAGTCGATCTTCTGCTTCTTGCCGTCGACATAAAACATCTTGAGGATGGCCGGATCGGTCTTGTCATCCCCATCCTTGGCCCGCCCCTCTTTCTGGGCGATCCAGATGGAGTGCCCCTCGTGGACCGACTGACCTATATAGGCCGACAGCTCGCCGAGCGCTTTCATCATCTCCCGCGGCCCCTTGGCGGAACGCTTGACGATAAAGCTCTTGTTGAGCTTCATCAGCTCGGTGGCGCAGGGCTTGCGCAGCAGGTTGTCGCCGATGGCGATACGTACGGTATCGAAACCGTGGGTGTGCAACCCCCAGTTGACGAACGCCGGGTCCATGGCGATGTCTCTGTGGTTGGAGACAAACAGGTAGCCCTGCTCCTTCTTCAGATGTTCGAGCCCGGAGAAGGTCACCCCCTTGGTGGAGGTGGCGATCATGCGGGACATATAGCGAGTCACCCCCATCTGGACCTGATGCACCGTGGTCACTTTTGACCATTTACGGCGCAGGAACAGGCGGATCATCGGGCGGATGGCCCAACCCAGCCAGCTCATCAGGGAACCGAAACGATACTTGGCGATGGCGCCGATAAATTCATCATCCTGGATCAGCCGTTCGATGGCTGCCGGCACTTCTTCATCGCGGTAGGGGCGAATATCCGCGAATCTATCTACTTCAGTCACAATGTCAGCCTTGCATGCTAGGAAACCGCAGCCAACCCTTGTTGGCCGGGGAAAATTCAGGGCGCAATTTTACACGCTTTTATGGCAAGGGGTATGAGACAAGCATGAATAGTGAGATCTGACCAGTTTATTAATCGGCTGCCAGTGCCAGCGCGACCGCCGCTTCGGCATGGATGGCAGTGGTGTCGTAGAGCGGCACGGCGGCTCTGGCATCCCCCACCAGCAGGGCAATCTCGGTGCAGCCGAGGATCACCGCCTCGGCACCCGCGGCTGCCAGCCCCTCGATAATCGCCAGATACTCGGCCCGCGACGATGCACGGATCTCCCCCAGACAAAGCTCGTCATAGATGATCCTGTGTACCCGCTCCCGCCCTGCCTCATCGGGTACCAGCACAGTAAACCCGAAGCGCGCCTGCAAACGCCCCTTGTAGAAATCCTGCTCCATGGTGAAGCGGGTGCCGAGCAGGCCGACTCGGGTGATCCCGTCAGCCCGCAATTTGGCCGCGGTGGCATCGGCGATATGGAGCAGCGGGATATCGATGGCGGCCTCAATCTCGGGGGCGACCTTGTGCATGGTGTTGGTGCCGATCAGCAAGAAATCGGCGCCGCCGGCCTAGATAGCCTGAGCTTCGGCCACCAACAGGCGAGCGGTGGCGGGCCAGTCACCAACATGCTGCAGCCGCTCTATCTCGGCAAAATCCACACTGCTCAATAGCACTCGCGCCGAGTGCAAACCGCCAAGCTGCGCCCGCACCCCGCGGTTGAGCGCCTGATAGTAACTGACGGTGGACTCCCAGCTCATGCCACCCAACAGACCGATACATTTCATAGGAACTCCTTTCATCCCGAGGGAGGGCAGAACCACGCCACCTTGCAGGCAAGATCACGGGAGCGAGATAAAAAAGGCCCCGCAGGGCCAACAAGACAGCCGGTAAAGGCCCGGGGCAACCCCGGGCTAAATCCAGATCATCCCGACACAGGCGGCCGTCGCCAGCCCCATGCCGAGGTTGAAACGCCGCCAGCCTCGGGCGGTGCGAATGATTTGCCGCACCTGGGCACCAAAAAGCACCCAGAATGCCCCGGTGTAGAGGCCGGTAATAAAGAAGATCACCAACACCCAGAGCGCGGAGGGCCAGTAAGCCTCCCCCGCCAGAGTGAAACCGCTGATGGCGGAGAGCGCCATCATCCATGCCTTGGGGTTGAGCAGTTGCAGCATGGCCCCCTGATGGGCGGGAATGAGCGGACGGTTGCCCTCGGCCGGGCCGCTGGCGGTCGCCACCTTCCACGCCAGCCAGAGCAGATACGCCGAGCCGATAATCTTGAGGCCATCGTGCAGCAGCGGCACCTTCTCAAATACCACACCAAGCCCCAGCGCGGTAGCGAGGATCATCAGATTGATCCCCCCCACCACCCCCACCAGCAGGGGAATCGTGCGGCGAAACCCCTGCGCCGCCCCGGCGCTGGTGAGCAACATGTTATTTGGCCCCGGCGTGCCGCAGGTAACCAGGGCAAACCCCGCCAGGGGCAGTAACCAGTTCAGATCCATCTCAACCTCTTGTCGATTCAACGCCCCCGTTATGGGGAAAGCCTTCTAATATGCAGAGCCAACCCCGTGGCGACAAGTCAGAAATGCCTCTTTCTCGGCCACCTCCCCCTCCAGCGCAACACGGCTCAATACCAGAGCATCACCACACAGAGTGCCGTCAGCAGGCCGAGAGAACCGTTGAGTCGCCGCCAGCCCCGATCCGAGCTGATCCAGTTGCTCAGCTGATGGCCGAACAGTACCCAGACAAAGCAGACCGGCAGGGCCACCAGCGCAAACATGACCATCACCGCCAGCTGACTCGACCAGTAACTGGCGCCGGGCAGGCTGAACAGACTGATGGCGGAGATCCCCATCATCCACGCCTTGGGATTGAGGAACTGAAAGCCCAGCCCCTCCAGCATGGTCAGCGGACGGGCCCTCCGGGCCGGATCCCCCGGCGCCCCGGCCACCGCGATACGCCACGCCAACCACAGCAGATAGAGGCTGCCGAAGATCTGCAAACCGAGCCGTAGCAGGGGCCAGCGCTCGAACAGCGGATAAAGCCCCAGCGCCAGCACCAGTTGCAACACCGGCTGCCCCAGCCCCACCCCGAGCAGATGTGGCAGAGTGCGACGCACCCCGAAGTTGGCGCCGGAGGCCGTCAGCATCAGGTTGTTGGGCCCCGGCGTACCGCAGGTGAGTACGGCAAAACCGAACAGGGTAACATACCACTCCATCGTCATATTGTGACTCCTTACTCGCTGAATTGTATCGATACAATGCAAGCTATTTGATTGTTATCAGGCTGAAATTCACGCTATATTGACAACAAATTTGGATCAATGGATTTATTGCCACCATGACAATCTGGACGCCCGACCTTGCGGCCTTCGATGGCCCCCTCTACCTCAAGCTGGTCAAAGCAATCGAACAGGGGATCGCGAATGGCGAGCTGCCACCGCAGACCCGATTGCCTACCCACAGATCCCTGGCGGATCGTCTGGGTGTCACCGTAGGCACCGTCACCCGCGCCTACAGCGAGGCGGAGCGGCGCGGCCTGCTGGCCGCCCGGGTGGGCCACGGCACCTGGGTCAAGGGAGCGAACACGGATCCCGCCAATGAGTGGGTGATCCGTCAGGAGGAGGGGCACCGCATCGAGCTGTGGCAGAACCTGCCGGTGCAGCTGGATCGGGCGGCCATCATTCGCCCCATGCTGGGGGAAGTGGCGGATGGGGATCTCAACGCTCTGCTCGGCTACGACAAGGAGGCGGGACGACCGGATCAGCGCCAGCAGTTCGTCAACTGGCTGGCGGAGCAAGGGGTGGCCTG
Proteins encoded in this region:
- a CDS encoding mechanosensitive ion channel family protein encodes the protein MKEAFFNWLSGLGVEVTSLMALVIALGFIVITSLLLHMALHRVLLVRLVGILGKAKQVWLPPQLQQRLFNRLAFVLQGAVLLGQAEIWLPRQSDSLKLIEMVAQLWILLFLLLAFFALLDCLLSVSRYTRLGRDLPLRGIFQGAKLVGSILVGILMIALLLGKSPLFLFSGLGAMTAVLMLVFKDPILGLVAGIQLSANRMLSVGDWLQMDKYGADGEVTDIGLTTVKVSNWDKTITTIPTYALISDSFKNWQGMTESGGRRIKRSVNIDMTSVRFLTAEEQLQLKQAQLLAPYLSRKEQELSAYNQQLSDALSCPINGRHLTNLGTLRAYLDAYLRAHPGIRKDMTLMVRQLAPTSDGLPLEIYCFTATTAWADYEGIQADIFDHIFAIIEQFHLRLHQSPTGYDMRAWQRG
- a CDS encoding acetate kinase, with protein sequence MSKLVLILNCGSSSLKFAVMDAETGEDMLSGLAECFNLDDARIKWKLHGVKGEAMLGAGAAHQEALDHIVGHILPQDPTLAEQLVAIGHRIVHGGEQFSRSVRIDDGVIAGIEAAIPFAPLHNPAHLIGIRAALKVFPQLSEKNVAVFDTAFHQTLPQEAYLYALPHKLYREHGIRRYGAHGTSHRYIAEEAAKELGKPLNELNIINCHLGNGASVCAIKNGESVDTSMGLTPLEGLAMGTRSGDIDPAVVFFMHDQLGYSVEQINHTLTRECGLLGMTEASSDCRYVTTNYATDAGAKRALDVFTYRVAKYVGAYAAAMDGRLDAVVFTGGIGENAAMVREMVLNRLALFGFKVDKEANNAAVLGGEGRITTADSRCAMVIPTNEELVIARDALSLVC
- a CDS encoding YhcH/YjgK/YiaL family protein, giving the protein MITGSLNTLQRTPLPAPLDRIMVEVVKSVTRWRDAPLGKSEIDGLKLFCLVSEEMTEPATDRRGEFHRDYLDIQLLLDGEEWIGVGPHEYADEGADHPHPDLWFVDDEQTSYLALQPGDFAIFWPGELHRPLCTFNQPAKVKKLVVKVHKELLAIA
- a CDS encoding 1-acyl-sn-glycerol-3-phosphate acyltransferase, with the protein product MTEVDRFADIRPYRDEEVPAAIERLIQDDEFIGAIAKYRFGSLMSWLGWAIRPMIRLFLRRKWSKVTTVHQVQMGVTRYMSRMIATSTKGVTFSGLEHLKKEQGYLFVSNHRDIAMDPAFVNWGLHTHGFDTVRIAIGDNLLRKPCATELMKLNKSFIVKRSAKGPREMMKALGELSAYIGQSVHEGHSIWIAQKEGRAKDGDDKTDPAILKMFYVDGKKQKIDFVDYMRSLNIVPVSISYELDPTDKAKARELYEKSVNGSYEKGEFEDIESIVAGIVGMKGRVHVSFGAPITEGFSDPDELAALIDKAIWSSYRLFPSNYLAADVAGKANTIEQAAFLTRQSEVPQEHKAIWRAMYAKPVENAEKA
- a CDS encoding LysE family translocator, which encodes MDLNWLLPLAGFALVTCGTPGPNNMLLTSAGAAQGFRRTIPLLVGVVGGINLMILATALGLGVVFEKVPLLHDGLKIIGSAYLLWLAWKVATASGPAEGNRPLIPAHQGAMLQLLNPKAWMMALSAISGFTLAGEAYWPSALWVLVIFFITGLYTGAFWVLFGAQVRQIIRTARGWRRFNLGMGLATAACVGMIWI
- a CDS encoding LysE family translocator — encoded protein: MTMEWYVTLFGFAVLTCGTPGPNNLMLTASGANFGVRRTLPHLLGVGLGQPVLQLVLALGLYPLFERWPLLRLGLQIFGSLYLLWLAWRIAVAGAPGDPARRARPLTMLEGLGFQFLNPKAWMMGISAISLFSLPGASYWSSQLAVMVMFALVALPVCFVWVLFGHQLSNWISSDRGWRRLNGSLGLLTALCVVMLWY